In Topomyia yanbarensis strain Yona2022 chromosome 2, ASM3024719v1, whole genome shotgun sequence, one DNA window encodes the following:
- the LOC131684636 gene encoding bystin — MGKSKAHRIKSLMGAKAPLGDQINEGRVAKKPKPSKVRLRAEEEDYVDAKTTKKILNQARKQQAELNLLGDSFGPSLVEAAAVASKKKHRLGDQGSSDESDEEYRDEAEVDGQDFFDNIKINEEDERALEMFQNKDGVKTRTLAEIIMDKITEKQTEIQTQFSDTGSLKMEEVDARVREMYEGVRDVLKRYRSGRVPKAFKIVPKLRNWEQILYITEPHNWSASAMFQATRLFSSGLTQYMAQRFYNLVLLPRIRDDLAEYHKLNFYLYRALKKALFKPAAFMKGIILPLLESGDCTLREAIIFGSIISNTTIPVLHTSACLLKICEMEYSGANSVLIRIILDKGYALPYRVVDAAVFHFLRFEQDKRELPTLWHSALLSFAQRYKNDISTEQREALLRLLKKKSHPKITPEIRRELMAAKCRDAEMGDSLAHEVDMEYKEDNDYAPMDADETEHPSSAPGSNGANRPEAGAEAMDSDEDEDDSEEEL; from the exons ATGGGTAAGTCTAAAGCGCATCGAATAAAAAGTCTGATGGGTGCGAAAGCGCCCCTAGGCGATCAGATCAATGAAGGTCGAGTTGCAAAAAAACCAAAGCCCAGTAAAGTTCGTCTACGGGCGGAAGAGGAAGACTATGTCGATGCTAAGACGACCAAGAAAATTCTTAACCAGGCGCGAAAACAACAGGCCGAGCTCAATCTGCTGGGCGACTCATTTGGACCATCGCTAGTTGAGGCCGCTGCTGTCGCTAGCAAAAAGAAGCACCGACTTGGCGATCAAGGTTCCTCAGATGAATCAGACGAGGAGTACCGTGATGAAGCGGAGGTGGATGGGCAGGATTTTTTCGATAACATTAAAATTAATGAGGAGGATGAGCGGGCGTTGGAGATGTTCCAGAATAA AGATGGCGTAAAAACAAGGACTTTGGCGGAAATCATCATGGACAAAATTACAGAGAAACAAACTGAAATCCAGACACAGTTTTCGGACACCGGTTCGTTGAAAATGGAAGAAGTTGATGCTCGCGTACGAGAGATGTACGAAGGAGTTCGTGACGTTCTAAAGCGGTACCGCAGTGGACGCGTGCCAAAAGCATTCAAAATAGTTCCGAAATTGAGAAACTGGGAACAGATCCTGTACATTACTGAACCACACAATTGGAGTGCGTCGGCAATGTTTCAAGCTACGAGATTGTTTTCATCGGGATTAACTCAGTACATGGCTCAGCGGTTCTACAATCTGGTCCTGTTGCCTCGAATCCGCGATGATTTGGCTGAGTATCACAAGCTAAATTTTTACTTGTATCGAGCACTGAAAAAGGCTCTGTTCAAACCGGCCGCCTTCATGAAGGGAATAATTCTGCCTCTGTTGGAATCGGGAGATTGTACATTGCGGGAAGCGATTATTTTCGGTAGTATCATCAGCAATACGACTATACCGGTACTACACACATCGGCATGTTTGCTTAAAATTTGTGAGATGGAATACTCGGGTGCCAATTCTGTTCTGATCCGAATTATTTTGGATAAGGGGTACGCTCTCCCGTACCGGGTGGTAGATGCTGCCGTGTTTCATTTTCTGCGCTTCGAGCAAGACAAACGTGAGCTGCCAACACTGTGGCATAGTGCTCTGCTTTCGTTTGCTCAACGGTATAAGAACGATATTTCTACCGAGCAACGCGAAGCGCTACTGCGTTTGTTGAA AAAAAAATCGCATCCTAAAATCACACCGGAGATTCGCCGGGAACTAATGGCTGCCAAGTGTCGCGATGCCGAAATGGGTGACAGCTTAGCTCACGAGGTTGATATGGAGTATAAGGAGGACAACGATTACGCGCCAATGGATGCCGATGAAACAGAGCACCCCAGCAGCGCTCCGGGAAGTAATGGTGCGAATAGACCCGAAGCAGGTGCTGAAGCAATGGACAGCGATGAAGATGAGGATGATAGTGAAGAAGAGCTGTGA
- the LOC131684639 gene encoding phosphoenolpyruvate carboxykinase [GTP]-like, whose product MPTLVDQYKPLSAAIGSPKLKTVPKAIYDHLRGFPVINGEVTQLSAKVREFVEQSAKLCQPEKIHIVDGSEQESNSLLTMLQSQGTIQALPKYDNCWLARTNPADVARVESKTFICTEKREQTIPTPKEGVSGALGNWIAPDAYEQAIQARFPGCMNGRTMYVVPFSMGPIGSPLSKIGIEITDSAYVVNSMRIMTRMGDEVLEKLSDNSDFVKCLHSVGTPANGKISMPSWPCDPERTIILHKPATNEIVSYGSGYGGNSLLGKKCLALRIGSTIAQHEGWLAEHMLILGITNPNGDKKYIAAAFPSACGKTNLAMMNPTLPGYKVECVGDDIAWMKFDSKGQLRAINPENGFFGVAPGTSSATNPNAMNTIYKNTLFTNVASTSDGGVFWEGMENELAPGVHITDWLGQPWRLGQSKTPAAHPNSRFCAPANQCPIIDPAWEDNEGVPISAILFGGRRPEGVPLVYEANSWSHGVFIGSAMRSESTAAAEHKGKTIMNDPFAMRPFFGYNFGDYMKHWLSMEQRAATAGGSVPKIFHVNWFRKNEQGKFLWPGFGENSRVLDWILRRVDGEECYQQTPIGRVPTPGAINMDGLAQRVDEKQLFSVSKKFWLKEVEEIKQYYDAQLPLDLPQQIGKELQELRSRVEEM is encoded by the exons ATGCCGACCCTCGTGGATCAATACAAACC GTTATCGGCTGCGATTGGCAGCCCTAAGCTGAAGACGGTCCCAAAAGCAATCTACGATCACCTGCGAGGATTCCCTGTCATCAATGGCGAGGTCACGCAACTATCAGCCAAAGTTCGTGAATTCGTCGAACAGTCAGCCAAGCTGTGCCAGCCCGAGAAAATTCACATCGTTGATGGAAGCGAACAGGAAAGCAACTCACTGCTGACGATGCTTCAAAGCCAAGGAACCATCCAAGCATTGCCAAAATACGACAACTGCTGGCTTGCTCGAACCAACCCGGCGGATGTGGCCCGAGTCGAGTCCAAAACGTTCATCTGCACCGAAAAGCGTGAACAAACCATTCCCACCCCAAAGGAAGGCGTCAGTGGCGCACTGGGTAATTGGATTGCACCCGACGCCTACGAGCAGGCCATTCAGGCTCGTTTCCCTGGATGTATGAACGGTCGTACCATGTACGTGGTTCCGTTCTCAATGGGACCGATTGGTTCTCCATTATCCAAGATCGGAATCGAAATTACCGACTCGGCCTACGTAGTCAACTCGATGCGTATCATGACCCGTATGGGGGACGAAGTGCTGGAAAAACTTTCTGATAATTCG GACTTTGTGAAATGTCTTCATTCGGTCGGTACACCTGCTAACGGCAAAATCTCCATGCCATCGTGGCCCTGCGATCCAGAGCGCACCATCATCTTGCACAAGCCGGCTACCAATGAAATCGTGTCGTACGGATCCGGTTATGGCGGTAACTCACTGCTAGGCAAAAAATGTCTCGCACTTCGCATCGGCAGCACTATCGCCCAGCACGAAGGTTGGCTCGCAGAACATATGCTCATTCTTGGAATCACCAACCCGAATGGTGATAAGAAGTACATTGCAGCCGCTTTTCCATCCGCTTGCGGTAAGACAAATCTGGCTATGATGAACCCGACGCTGCCCGGTTATAAAGTGGAATGTGTCGGTGACGACATTGCCTGGATGAAGTTCGATTCCAAAGGTCAGCTGAGAGCTATCAATCCggagaatggattttttggCGTCGCCCCGGGTACTTCATCTGCCACGAATCCGAACGCTATGAACACAATCTACAAGAACACACTGTTTACGAATGTGGCATCCACTTCGGATGGTGGAGTTTTTTGGGAAGGTATGGAAAATGAGCTTGCTCCCGGAGTTCACATTACCGACTGGTTGGGTCAACCGTGGAGGCTGGGACAGTCGAAAACTCCAGCTGCTCATCCGAACTCTCGGTTCTGTGCACCCGCCAACCAATGTCCGATCATAGATCCAGCATGGGAAGATAACGAAGGTGTCCCAATTTCTGCCATTCTCTTTGGAGGTCGCCGCCCCGAAGGTGTCCCTCTAGTGTATGAAGCAAACTCCTGGTCTCACGGAGTTTTCATCGGATCGGCGATGCGTAGTGAATCAACGGCTGCCGCTGAACACAAGGGCAAAACGATCATGAACGATCCGTTCGCTATGCGACCATTCTTCGGTTATAATTTCGGGGATTACATGAAACACTGGCTAAGTATGGAACAGCGTGCGGCCACAGCGGGTGGTTCCGTACCGAAGATATTCCATGTCAACTGGTTCCGTAAGAACGAACAGGGAAAGTTCCTTTGGCCgggtttcggagaaaacagccgAGTGCTGGATTGGATCCTTCGACGTGTGGACGGTGAGGAATGTTATCAACAAACACCGATCGGACGGGTTCCAACTCCAGGAGCGATTAACATGGATGGTTTAGCTCAACGAGTTGACGAGAAGCAGTTGTTCTCGGTTTCGAAGAAATTCTGGTTAAAGGAAGTCGAGGAAATTAAACAGTACTACGATGCACAGCTACCGCTCGACCTACCCCAGCAGATCGGAAAAGAACTGCAGGAACTGAGGAGTCGAGTAGAAGAAATGTAA